caCATTTATCATCGTTTAATCCATTTAAAACTTCATAGACTATTTTCGTATATTTGgatattttttacaaaaatatctGATTCatgtaaagtaaaaaaaatgtaggcATAACATCTttttgaaatgcaaaataaaacaggcACTACAGAGAATGAATTATAGACAGCTCTTTGAAAAAAGCGAAATGGCGGGGCAAGCTGGAGCAGGAAATGATATGTCCTTTCTTCCGTTGGTTCATGAGATAATTCGAGGGTAAGTGCACCGTTTAAAAGAGTTTTTCATAGTGTAagatattcaaaacatttgtcTATCTGTTATTTAGCTTCTGCGATCTGGAATAACAGTGTACGGTGCCTGTGTTATGATGTTTTTCAACTTTATGATTTTCTTCTTTGTCCAGGATGGATATGGAGTCCCCAGACGTCAACCAGAAGATTACtgaactgaaaacaaaattccAGAAATGTCGGACAATGGTGGAAGAAATGCCAGGTACTTAATTATGATATATTTAAGCATGTATTTATGTTAATTTCTTTTAAAGACGTCTCTATTCTAGATTATCTGGGTTGGACATCTTTGCACATGTTGTAAATCTCATTCTGAATTAATAGATAGGTATTAAAAATCCCTGACATCTGAAATATAATTGACAATTAGATAAATGTTACAGGAAACTTAAGGTTAAACAACAGTTTGGCAGTTTTATGACAAATTGAATAGCTTCCAAGTGCAAGGGCCAAGGATCATGGTCCATGATCCTTGTCCCTTGCACTTGGATGCTATTCAATTCGTCAGAAAACTGTGGTGTCATATTATGTAACATTGAGTTAAATATCAGAATTATAATATCTAtatgtacaacatgtaacaCACAGGTGACCCAGTGGGGAGTTGGCCATAGCATATTGTTGAGGACATTTTTATTTACAGTGCCATCATACTTTCTCTCGTATCTCTTTAATgacttaaatgtttttttttttttcacaggtaTTGACTGCAGTGAGGAGGAACAGAAACAACAGATAGAGCAGCTCAGACAacaggtcaccacaaaaacagACTTACTGAAGAAGTACAAGAACATGTGTGCATTTGAGCTGCCAAGATCGTGACAAATGAGAATCGTTTCATAGTGGAGTTATAGTGTTATACTATAGgtaggcttttagccaggcttGTGTCATGGTGTCATCTGGACgcatttttcttaaaataacaacaaattggacgcactagatgcccttacactggggaacagatcctctgacaagcaagaaattctgattgaccagggatgcctctcggtcatctgtggtcacagtagaggactgtgacctctctggcagtaattttgcccctcaggatatcttagaatgcaccattttgaCTTTAAAATTCTCTTAAACTCAGCACTATGGAAGGCGGATACCCTCGGACCCTCCTACAAATTACAATAGTCGCACCTATATAACTTACCatgactcaccaagaaatttgggcTCCCTATAATATGATCTTAGCTAATAGCCTGAGTATAGGTGTCAACAATGTTACTGTAGCTGTCTTGAATGCACTTGTTATGTGACATTTTCAGTGGTGACATTGAAAGTGTCTGTGCTAGAAATAAAAGactgtaacaaaatagcaaacTTGTAGAAGGCACTTAGCAAGATGCAATAATTGTTCAGAATCGTCATGGGATggctttgttttgaaatttgtttCAAGACTTCTTTGCACTCAGTTATACTTCTCAAAGCCATGTAGGTCTATTAGATGACATATTCTTTCTTTGAAGTTATTGCTTATTAGAACTTTGTGATTGACTGGTCTTGTGAAGAACCAAAGCACAGACTAGACaccagaaagcagttactcgagcaactggatatgttttggCATATATTATTACCCTGATGCCTTACGTTCATTGACGCACAGACTATGCCTTTTTGTATTTACACGTGTAACATTGTCGGAATAAAACTTTGTCTTGTGTCTTCTGTATTTGTTGATTGCCAGAAGGTACTCtaattttaaaatcaacataggGTCAGGTTTTTCTGCAGAAAAGACTGTAAGTTCAAGTGTAAGTTTAATTAGCATTTTCATTGATGTTAGTCAGCTCCCGGAATGGCTTCTTTCAA
This genomic stretch from Branchiostoma floridae strain S238N-H82 chromosome 13, Bfl_VNyyK, whole genome shotgun sequence harbors:
- the LOC118429148 gene encoding mediator of RNA polymerase II transcription subunit 9-like; its protein translation is MNYRQLFEKSEMAGQAGAGNDMSFLPLVHEIIRGMDMESPDVNQKITELKTKFQKCRTMVEEMPGIDCSEEEQKQQIEQLRQQVTTKTDLLKKYKNMCAFELPRS